A portion of the Candidatus Eremiobacteraceae bacterium genome contains these proteins:
- a CDS encoding ABC-2 family transporter protein, whose product MASTGAFTGYWRAYSEFWRLNFLTMIEYKANFVIWLMFSFVYHGVAIGAIWVTMTRYPSMNGWTYQEVFFLYTLFMLGHTLNNTLFFTVGNVPEYVRDGTFDRYLVRPLNPLFQVLSAPGQIWPDELVLALVFFAVAQSVVHLQWTASTVFLLFAAMTGGSLIDFAVQLAVATLAFWFVRLDALRWVVMSLENDFTRYPLSIYTRGVRIVLGYVFPFAFMNYFPATTLLNKTNENGYTLNPVLGWLTPAVGAIWFLAAYIFWRRGLNHYQGTGS is encoded by the coding sequence GTGGCTAGCACCGGCGCATTCACCGGGTATTGGCGCGCGTACAGCGAATTCTGGCGCCTCAATTTCTTGACGATGATCGAGTACAAGGCGAACTTCGTCATCTGGCTGATGTTCAGCTTTGTCTATCACGGCGTCGCCATTGGCGCGATATGGGTCACCATGACCCGCTATCCTTCGATGAACGGTTGGACCTACCAGGAAGTGTTCTTCCTCTATACGCTCTTCATGCTCGGTCACACGCTCAACAACACGCTTTTCTTCACGGTTGGCAATGTGCCCGAATACGTGCGCGACGGCACGTTCGACCGTTACCTCGTTCGTCCGCTAAATCCGCTCTTCCAGGTTCTCTCAGCCCCGGGCCAGATCTGGCCGGACGAATTGGTGCTCGCGCTGGTCTTTTTCGCCGTCGCGCAATCCGTGGTGCATCTGCAGTGGACGGCGTCGACGGTATTTTTGTTGTTCGCGGCGATGACCGGCGGATCGCTCATCGACTTCGCGGTGCAATTGGCGGTGGCGACGCTTGCCTTCTGGTTCGTCCGCCTCGATGCGTTGCGCTGGGTTGTGATGTCGCTCGAGAACGATTTCACGCGCTATCCGCTGTCGATCTACACGCGCGGGGTGCGCATCGTGCTTGGCTACGTGTTCCCGTTCGCGTTCATGAACTATTTCCCGGCGACCACGCTGCTGAACAAAACGAACGAGAACGGCTATACATTGAACCCGGTGCTTGGGTGGCTGACACCGGCGGTGGGCGCGATATGGTTCTTAGCGGCTTATATCTTTTGGCGTCGAGGACTCAACCACTACCAAGGAACGGGATCGTGA
- a CDS encoding M1 family aminopeptidase produces the protein MNHAYCRFAWAEAAGLGPSRRPFALPGAKPQYAPDRPARVDHIALTVSFDFDAKTLFGKCATTFTAVGKTLDAVELDAAQLIIKRVLGAKGAPLQFALLGPKLRIEIPRLAPGRSTTVVVEYEARKARQGIYFIGPDEGYPKKPVQVWTQGQDQDAHYWFPCIDYPNAKATTEVTATVPSDFVVLSNGALAKVVQDKKPRTKTFHFTMDVPHVTYLVSCVAGRFSEKTSMVGEVPVSYYVHPGREADGERSFGKTPKMLRFFGDKLRFPYPYVKYAQIAVADFIFGGMENTTATTQTDTTLHDARAHLDFSSDGLVAHELAHQWFGDLLTCKDWSHAWLNEGFATYFEALFREFDRGKDDFDYYRLELQLRYRNEDADHYRRAIVTNVFDEPVEIFDRHLYEKGACVLHMIRTQLGDELFWDMMHRYVDVNQRRNVETVDLARAIEETTGRNFAPFFDQWVFKAGHPEFKVRYTWDAAQSQAVVVVSQTQTVDEATPLFATPVAVEFGFGRGKTEHFDIVCDAPEQTFFFSLKTKPQTFVFDPDADVLKTLALDVPVQMLVTQLKTDARVASRVEAAHALAKDASPAAVAALSATVQSDPFWGVQAEAARALGTIRGDAAFAALVAGLVVKHPKARRAVAIALGEFRTDAACAALEPLLRKDASYFVEAAAATSIGRTKSERAHAVLLAALPAKESWQETVRAGVLAGLAELGDERAIPDCLSWTAYGKPTAARRAAVAALGKLGEGRKDVRDALIALLEDRSFHVRVAAIDALETLHEQAAIAPFERIASQDVDGRLKRRCADAAAKIREHLAKPIEVKQLRDELAGVREANRALQTRLEALEAKAPRATRAGGKSRG, from the coding sequence ATGAACCACGCCTATTGCCGCTTCGCTTGGGCTGAAGCGGCCGGCCTCGGCCCGAGCCGCCGTCCCTTCGCGCTGCCGGGCGCAAAGCCGCAATATGCGCCCGACCGGCCGGCGCGCGTCGATCACATCGCGCTCACCGTCTCGTTCGATTTCGACGCGAAGACGCTGTTCGGCAAGTGCGCCACGACGTTCACGGCCGTCGGCAAAACCCTGGACGCGGTGGAGCTCGACGCCGCCCAATTGATCATCAAGCGCGTGCTCGGCGCCAAAGGGGCGCCTCTCCAGTTCGCATTGCTCGGTCCGAAGCTTCGCATAGAGATACCGCGGTTGGCTCCCGGACGCTCGACAACGGTGGTTGTCGAGTACGAAGCTCGCAAGGCGCGGCAAGGCATCTATTTTATCGGCCCGGATGAAGGCTATCCGAAGAAGCCCGTGCAGGTCTGGACGCAGGGCCAAGATCAGGATGCGCATTATTGGTTTCCGTGCATCGACTATCCTAACGCGAAAGCCACAACCGAGGTCACCGCAACCGTTCCGAGCGACTTCGTCGTGTTGAGCAACGGAGCGCTGGCCAAAGTAGTCCAAGACAAGAAGCCGCGCACGAAGACGTTTCACTTCACGATGGACGTCCCTCACGTCACGTATCTCGTCTCGTGCGTCGCAGGCCGGTTTTCGGAGAAGACCTCGATGGTCGGAGAGGTGCCCGTCTCGTACTACGTTCATCCGGGCCGCGAAGCGGACGGCGAGCGGTCGTTCGGCAAGACGCCGAAGATGCTGCGCTTTTTCGGCGACAAACTTCGCTTCCCGTATCCCTACGTGAAGTATGCCCAGATCGCGGTCGCCGATTTCATCTTCGGCGGCATGGAAAACACGACCGCAACCACCCAGACGGACACCACCTTGCACGACGCGCGGGCCCACCTCGACTTCTCGAGCGACGGACTGGTCGCACACGAGCTCGCCCACCAATGGTTTGGCGATCTCCTCACGTGTAAAGACTGGTCGCATGCCTGGCTCAACGAGGGCTTTGCCACCTATTTCGAAGCATTGTTCCGCGAATTCGACCGCGGAAAAGACGACTTCGATTACTACCGCCTCGAACTTCAGCTGCGCTACCGAAACGAGGATGCCGATCACTACCGCCGCGCCATCGTCACGAACGTGTTCGACGAACCGGTCGAGATCTTCGATCGCCACCTCTACGAAAAAGGCGCGTGCGTGCTGCACATGATCCGCACGCAGCTCGGGGACGAGCTATTCTGGGATATGATGCACCGGTACGTCGACGTGAATCAGCGGCGCAACGTCGAGACCGTCGACCTGGCCCGCGCCATCGAAGAGACAACCGGCCGCAACTTCGCGCCCTTTTTCGACCAATGGGTGTTCAAGGCCGGACATCCCGAATTCAAGGTGCGCTACACCTGGGATGCGGCGCAGTCGCAAGCGGTCGTCGTCGTTTCGCAGACGCAGACGGTCGACGAAGCCACGCCTTTGTTCGCCACGCCGGTTGCCGTCGAGTTCGGGTTCGGCAGGGGCAAGACCGAGCACTTCGACATCGTGTGCGACGCGCCGGAACAGACATTCTTCTTTTCGTTGAAAACAAAGCCGCAGACGTTCGTCTTCGATCCGGATGCCGATGTTCTCAAGACGCTCGCGCTCGACGTGCCGGTGCAGATGCTCGTCACGCAGCTCAAGACCGACGCTCGCGTCGCGAGCCGGGTAGAAGCTGCACACGCGCTTGCGAAGGATGCCTCCCCGGCTGCCGTGGCTGCGCTGTCGGCAACGGTGCAGAGCGATCCGTTCTGGGGCGTGCAGGCCGAAGCCGCTCGAGCCCTCGGCACTATCCGGGGCGACGCGGCATTCGCAGCGCTCGTTGCGGGCCTTGTGGTCAAACATCCGAAGGCGCGGCGCGCCGTGGCGATAGCGCTCGGAGAGTTCCGCACCGACGCCGCGTGCGCGGCGCTCGAACCGCTGTTGCGCAAGGACGCATCCTATTTCGTCGAGGCGGCAGCGGCCACGTCGATCGGCCGCACGAAATCCGAGCGGGCACACGCCGTGCTCTTGGCCGCGTTGCCGGCAAAAGAGTCGTGGCAAGAGACCGTGCGCGCGGGCGTGCTCGCAGGATTGGCCGAGCTCGGCGACGAGCGTGCGATACCGGATTGCCTTTCTTGGACCGCATACGGCAAGCCCACCGCGGCGCGGCGCGCAGCCGTCGCGGCGCTCGGCAAACTCGGCGAGGGCCGCAAAGATGTGCGCGACGCTCTGATCGCGCTGCTCGAAGATCGAAGCTTTCACGTCCGCGTCGCCGCCATCGACGCGCTCGAAACGCTCCACGAACAGGCCGCGATCGCGCCCTTCGAGCGCATCGCCAGCCAGGATGTCGACGGCCGGTTGAAGCGACGATGTGCAGACGCGGCCGCAAAGATCCGCGAACATCTGGCAAAACCCATCGAGGTCAAACAATTGCGAGACGAGCTGGCGGGCGTGCGCGAAGCCAATCGTGCGCTGCAGACCAGGCTTGAGGCACTCGAAGCGAAGGCTCCGCGCGCGACGCGAGCAGGCGGCAAGTCGCGCGGCTAG
- a CDS encoding DUF5069 domain-containing protein: protein MDLTKQFPRSPREKLAGVAMLPRTIDKARARSAGTLGEYIFDCPMDRRLFESMRTDGEEFLGVVTAANDDDAVVSWFVRNGHMPRGAALDSLNAEIDDWKPKTDESRERFEKQREQIAPGRPDVKSWTDLIDVEEGRLPRGG from the coding sequence ATGGACTTGACCAAGCAGTTTCCGCGAAGCCCACGCGAAAAGCTTGCCGGCGTGGCGATGCTCCCGCGCACCATCGACAAAGCGCGCGCGCGTTCCGCGGGCACCCTTGGCGAATATATTTTCGACTGCCCCATGGATCGACGGCTCTTCGAATCGATGCGCACGGACGGCGAGGAGTTCTTGGGGGTCGTGACCGCCGCGAACGACGACGATGCCGTGGTCTCGTGGTTCGTCCGCAACGGACACATGCCGCGCGGCGCCGCGCTGGATTCGCTCAACGCCGAGATCGACGACTGGAAGCCAAAGACCGACGAGTCACGCGAGCGATTCGAAAAGCAGCGCGAACAGATCGCACCCGGCCGGCCGGACGTCAAGTCGTGGACCGACCTCATAGACGTCGAGGAAGGCCGGCTGCCCCGCGGTGGTTGA
- a CDS encoding elongation factor G, with the protein MATPNATGVRNVAFVGPHHSGKTTLVEALLAHTNAIVRKGAVTDGTATTNHDAESINHQMSVAPGFAHLRTGDVRVNLIDCPGAVDFFEETKFVLLGADAAVIVVEADPQRIAQVETLVDYLENLRMPHCFVINRMDRPGADFHGTYAALRERFGNHVVAEHEPIGQGDAFAGYIDVVAMKAFKYDENGATSATTMPEHAVDKTREELLEALADFDDHLMEEILEGQEPPLDEVERDLSADVSADKIVPVLVSSGVRGFGAPQVLELIVRQFPDGATLTRTATDGSEIKPVPGGPIVAQVCKTFVHPQSGKLSVVKVLSGTLTGDAQLSCASRGETKERPGGLYDLQGKAQTAITSAGPGSLVAIARLEATHTGDTLCTLGAKITLPVPVLPKHSFAMAVRPHDRGDEAKLSQLIVRMKDEDPSIVAERAEFTDELVLRGHGEMHLTITVERMQRKYNVKLDTQLPQVPYRETIAAETQQQGRYKHQTGGHGMFGDVHLKIEPLARGAGIKFTDKIVGGVVPKQYFPGVEKGVREALDKGPIGGFPVVDVGVTLYDGSYHSVDSNEASFKMAAALAMREGLPKCKPSLLEPIQRVQITVPTHYTSTVMQQVTGKRGQILSFGPCDGRKGWDTVKALVPQAELPRYLTELRTATQGLGYFTAEHDHFEFAPPKVVQTVTADKREPVAAK; encoded by the coding sequence ATGGCTACTCCAAACGCCACGGGCGTCCGCAACGTGGCCTTCGTGGGACCGCATCATAGCGGCAAGACCACGCTTGTGGAGGCGTTGCTCGCGCACACGAACGCCATCGTGAGAAAAGGCGCCGTCACCGACGGCACGGCCACCACCAATCACGACGCCGAGTCCATCAATCATCAGATGTCTGTGGCGCCGGGTTTCGCTCACCTGCGAACCGGCGACGTCCGCGTCAACCTCATCGATTGCCCGGGGGCGGTCGATTTTTTTGAAGAGACGAAATTCGTGCTGCTGGGCGCCGACGCCGCGGTCATCGTGGTCGAGGCCGACCCGCAGCGCATCGCGCAAGTGGAGACGCTCGTCGACTATCTCGAAAACTTGCGCATGCCGCACTGCTTCGTCATCAACCGCATGGACCGGCCCGGAGCCGACTTTCACGGCACGTACGCCGCGCTGCGCGAGCGGTTCGGCAACCACGTCGTGGCCGAACACGAACCGATAGGCCAGGGAGACGCATTCGCAGGCTACATCGACGTCGTCGCGATGAAGGCGTTCAAGTACGATGAGAACGGCGCCACGTCAGCCACAACGATGCCGGAACACGCCGTCGACAAGACGCGCGAAGAGCTTCTCGAGGCGCTCGCCGACTTCGACGATCATCTCATGGAAGAGATCCTCGAAGGCCAGGAGCCGCCCCTCGACGAGGTCGAGCGGGATCTCTCGGCCGATGTCAGCGCCGATAAGATCGTGCCGGTACTTGTGAGCAGCGGCGTGCGCGGCTTCGGAGCCCCGCAAGTGCTCGAACTTATAGTGCGTCAATTCCCCGACGGCGCCACCCTCACGCGCACGGCCACCGACGGCAGTGAGATAAAACCCGTCCCCGGCGGACCCATCGTCGCTCAAGTATGCAAGACGTTCGTCCACCCCCAGAGCGGCAAACTTTCAGTCGTCAAAGTTCTTTCCGGAACGCTGACGGGAGATGCGCAACTTTCGTGCGCCTCGCGTGGCGAAACAAAAGAACGTCCGGGCGGCCTCTACGATCTTCAGGGCAAAGCTCAGACTGCCATCACAAGCGCTGGGCCCGGCAGCCTCGTCGCGATCGCTCGGCTCGAGGCCACGCACACCGGCGACACCCTGTGCACTCTCGGCGCGAAAATCACGTTGCCCGTGCCTGTTCTTCCCAAGCACTCTTTTGCGATGGCGGTGCGTCCGCATGACCGCGGAGACGAAGCCAAACTTTCGCAATTGATCGTGCGCATGAAAGACGAAGATCCAAGCATCGTGGCGGAACGGGCCGAATTCACCGACGAACTCGTGCTCCGCGGCCACGGGGAGATGCATCTCACGATCACCGTCGAGCGGATGCAGCGCAAGTACAACGTCAAGTTGGACACCCAACTACCGCAAGTGCCCTACCGCGAGACCATCGCAGCCGAGACGCAGCAGCAAGGCCGCTACAAGCACCAAACCGGCGGTCATGGAATGTTCGGCGACGTGCACTTGAAGATCGAGCCATTGGCGCGCGGCGCGGGGATAAAATTCACCGATAAGATCGTCGGCGGCGTCGTGCCCAAACAATATTTTCCCGGCGTGGAAAAAGGCGTCCGCGAAGCACTCGACAAGGGGCCGATCGGCGGATTTCCGGTGGTCGACGTGGGCGTGACGCTCTACGACGGATCGTATCACAGCGTCGACTCAAACGAAGCGTCGTTCAAGATGGCCGCGGCTCTCGCGATGCGCGAGGGCTTGCCGAAGTGTAAACCAAGTCTGCTCGAACCCATCCAGCGCGTCCAAATCACGGTGCCCACGCATTACACCAGTACCGTCATGCAGCAAGTCACGGGCAAGCGCGGGCAGATCTTGAGCTTTGGTCCCTGCGACGGCCGCAAAGGTTGGGATACCGTGAAGGCGCTCGTGCCGCAGGCCGAATTGCCGCGCTATCTCACGGAGCTGCGAACGGCCACTCAAGGTCTCGGATATTTCACCGCCGAGCACGACCACTTCGAATTCGCGCCGCCAAAAGTGGTTCAGACGGTGACCGCGGACAAGCGAGAACCGGTTGCCGCGAAGTAA
- a CDS encoding 6-carboxytetrahydropterin synthase — protein MISITYSCHFDAAHQLELPYDSPCNRRHGHRYAVVIGASASELQHGMVVDYNVLKGVVDEFDHCDLNERPEFKNPRLQTTAENICQVLARMLQSAVGARVSIDEVVVRETPRAAARWRRNAG, from the coding sequence TTGATTTCGATAACGTATTCGTGTCACTTCGACGCCGCCCATCAACTCGAGCTTCCATACGACTCGCCGTGCAACCGGCGCCACGGTCATCGCTATGCGGTGGTGATCGGCGCGTCGGCGTCCGAGCTACAACACGGCATGGTCGTGGACTACAACGTGCTAAAAGGCGTCGTCGATGAATTCGACCACTGCGATTTGAACGAGCGGCCGGAATTCAAAAATCCGCGGTTGCAAACCACGGCGGAGAATATCTGTCAGGTGCTTGCGCGGATGCTTCAGTCGGCTGTGGGCGCCAGAGTTTCGATCGACGAGGTCGTTGTCCGGGAAACGCCGCGCGCCGCCGCACGATGGCGGCGCAACGCCGGGTAG
- a CDS encoding HEAT repeat domain-containing protein, whose amino-acid sequence MNPSLVSLEQLLVGLEISLVVLLTCMFAMRTLRVRRAEIAARARAWMVDKMLPLFDGDAEQRCEGRKVYIDDVLVVELPPPKGILGDAVREVFADHLIFIAGELRERLVKILEEAGYISAAMRGLKSRNVESRIKTCMLLGAMHSRLAVPALIEVFGDDPDAFVRIGAAEALGAIGSDVAVAPLLAALRNPTRWQQVRVAEVLSRMGMTAVPALTIAVEDKDIRIAALALDILADIGWMSDFGPAERALKHESPEVRARAAEALGRGGATDRIASLFAASTDAAWFVRVRVMKALHALGAPLDDALSTRFFQVLDAGLHDDVWWVRRHAAEALADSGELGRTILGRAMLEPVGSIARRAAVSALQRLVLLSASRLARAPVPNRA is encoded by the coding sequence ATGAATCCGTCCCTCGTGTCGCTCGAGCAGCTCCTTGTAGGTCTTGAGATCTCCCTCGTCGTTCTCCTCACGTGCATGTTCGCGATGCGCACCTTGCGCGTCCGGCGTGCGGAGATCGCCGCGCGCGCGCGCGCCTGGATGGTCGACAAGATGCTGCCCCTTTTCGACGGCGACGCCGAACAGCGTTGCGAGGGCCGAAAGGTGTACATCGACGATGTGCTAGTCGTCGAGCTTCCGCCGCCGAAGGGGATACTGGGCGACGCGGTTCGCGAGGTCTTCGCCGACCATCTCATCTTCATCGCCGGCGAGCTGCGCGAGCGGCTCGTAAAAATTCTTGAAGAGGCAGGTTATATCTCCGCCGCGATGCGCGGCCTCAAGTCGCGCAACGTCGAATCGCGCATCAAGACGTGCATGCTGCTGGGCGCGATGCATTCGCGTCTCGCGGTGCCCGCGCTGATCGAAGTGTTCGGCGATGATCCGGACGCGTTCGTCCGCATCGGTGCGGCCGAGGCTCTCGGCGCTATCGGTTCGGATGTGGCGGTGGCGCCGTTGCTCGCGGCCTTGCGTAACCCAACGCGCTGGCAACAGGTTCGCGTGGCGGAAGTGCTGTCGCGCATGGGCATGACCGCAGTCCCGGCGCTCACCATAGCAGTGGAAGACAAGGATATCCGGATCGCGGCGCTCGCGTTGGACATTCTGGCGGACATCGGCTGGATGTCGGATTTCGGCCCCGCCGAACGCGCGCTCAAACACGAGTCGCCCGAGGTCCGCGCCCGCGCGGCTGAAGCGCTTGGCCGCGGCGGCGCCACAGATCGCATCGCGTCACTGTTCGCGGCATCCACCGATGCCGCTTGGTTTGTCCGCGTGCGTGTGATGAAGGCGCTCCATGCGTTGGGAGCGCCGTTGGACGACGCGCTCAGCACGCGATTTTTCCAGGTGCTCGACGCCGGACTGCACGATGACGTCTGGTGGGTCAGACGCCACGCAGCGGAGGCTCTGGCGGACTCAGGCGAACTCGGCCGCACGATACTTGGCCGCGCGATGCTCGAGCCGGTCGGCTCGATCGCCCGCCGGGCAGCGGTATCCGCCCTTCAGCGGCTCGTCTTGCTTTCCGCTTCCCGTCTGGCCCGCGCCCCGGTGCCCAACCGCGCGTGA
- a CDS encoding response regulator, producing MPEAQPPKPRVVVADDDNDIRRLVHLTVANAGCDVTSAPDGESALAAVREVMPDLVILDVLMPRMDGWEVAKELKRDPKTAGIPIMFLTSKGQEHDVLEGFEAGGADYVVKPFSPRELQARVRSVLAKR from the coding sequence ATGCCAGAGGCTCAACCGCCCAAGCCGCGCGTCGTCGTCGCCGACGACGACAACGACATCCGTCGCTTGGTGCATCTCACGGTGGCCAATGCCGGCTGCGATGTGACGTCCGCTCCGGACGGCGAAAGCGCGCTCGCAGCGGTTCGCGAGGTCATGCCCGATCTGGTCATCCTCGACGTCCTCATGCCGCGCATGGACGGCTGGGAAGTCGCAAAAGAGCTGAAACGCGACCCGAAAACGGCTGGAATCCCGATCATGTTCCTCACCTCCAAAGGTCAGGAACATGACGTCCTCGAGGGCTTCGAGGCCGGCGGCGCCGACTACGTCGTGAAGCCGTTTTCCCCACGCGAGCTGCAGGCGCGCGTCCGATCGGTGCTGGCCAAGCGGTGA
- a CDS encoding 7-carboxy-7-deazaguanine synthase QueE — protein sequence MLTAATVRVNETFFSVQGEGSLAGAPSFFIRLDGCPLRCSWCDTPYALEGTAGTETDVAALGALARGVNRVVITGGEPLAQDIGPLIAAFVPGTHVTVETSGAIFADLPLVSLFSVSPKVGTSNYTPKLAVLRKYCATAGSRLQLKFVIGDERDLAEALACLESIADSLPRATPVILQPESGRAGTGESYHAFMRDLTERFLGDARWRRFDARVLPQLHYLLWGGEPGR from the coding sequence ATGCTCACCGCTGCGACAGTCCGCGTCAACGAGACGTTTTTTTCGGTTCAAGGTGAGGGATCTTTGGCCGGAGCGCCGTCGTTCTTCATCAGGCTAGATGGCTGCCCGCTTCGCTGCTCGTGGTGCGACACGCCATATGCGCTCGAAGGCACAGCCGGCACCGAGACCGACGTCGCCGCGCTTGGCGCGCTCGCGCGCGGCGTCAACCGGGTCGTCATCACCGGCGGCGAACCGTTGGCACAGGACATCGGCCCGTTGATCGCCGCGTTCGTTCCCGGCACACACGTCACCGTCGAGACGAGCGGCGCGATTTTCGCCGACTTGCCTTTGGTCTCGCTCTTCAGCGTGAGCCCAAAGGTGGGCACTTCGAACTACACGCCCAAGCTGGCGGTGCTGCGGAAGTACTGCGCCACGGCGGGATCGCGTCTTCAGTTGAAATTCGTCATCGGCGACGAGCGCGATCTAGCCGAAGCGCTCGCCTGCCTCGAATCGATAGCGGACTCGTTGCCACGCGCCACGCCCGTCATCTTGCAGCCTGAGAGCGGCCGCGCGGGCACCGGCGAAAGTTATCACGCGTTCATGCGGGATCTCACCGAGCGCTTTCTCGGCGATGCGCGTTGGCGCAGATTCGACGCGCGCGTGCTGCCGCAATTGCACTATCTGCTCTGGGGCGGAGAACCGGGCCGTTGA
- a CDS encoding response regulator, whose translation MEVRTVLVVEDERDILGVIDLSLRLLGKLDVVAVDSFAAALEAIERSRPDVILLDRMLPDLDGLEICRRLKAAPNSSDIPIVFLSARSDPADVKAGMDAGADGYLTKPFDPVVLAQRIKAICERP comes from the coding sequence CTGGAAGTCCGCACAGTACTGGTAGTAGAAGACGAGCGCGACATTCTCGGGGTCATCGATCTGTCGTTGCGTCTGCTCGGGAAGCTCGATGTGGTCGCCGTCGATAGCTTCGCCGCGGCGCTCGAAGCCATCGAACGCAGCCGGCCCGACGTCATTCTGCTCGATCGCATGCTCCCGGATCTTGACGGGCTCGAAATCTGCCGGCGTCTCAAGGCCGCCCCAAACTCAAGCGACATCCCGATCGTCTTCTTGTCGGCGCGCAGCGATCCGGCGGACGTGAAGGCCGGCATGGATGCCGGCGCGGACGGTTACCTCACCAAGCCGTTCGATCCGGTCGTGCTCGCGCAACGCATCAAGGCGATCTGCGAAAGGCCATAA
- the rpoZ gene encoding DNA-directed RNA polymerase subunit omega: MNNSKKHSQFGNIDQLLKVVENKYLLVNAARIRAQQLVNQTEPLVEGANPEKAVSTAFAEIAAGKLDITIGKATD, encoded by the coding sequence ATGAATAACTCGAAAAAGCACTCGCAGTTCGGCAATATCGATCAACTGCTCAAGGTCGTCGAAAATAAGTATCTGCTCGTGAACGCGGCGCGCATTCGCGCACAGCAACTCGTGAATCAGACCGAACCGCTCGTCGAAGGAGCCAATCCCGAGAAAGCCGTCAGCACGGCGTTCGCCGAAATCGCTGCCGGAAAACTCGACATCACCATCGGAAAGGCCACCGACTAG
- a CDS encoding STAS domain-containing protein, with amino-acid sequence MMMRVSFAGPGWRSLRIERQLDVIAAPKICDELLSAAAGESNLLIDLDAVDAADEPGIAALIAAVRRVRADHPHIRIAVLAHRSLLADSLERHLPSGVAEIYRDRRMARAAISSLAAA; translated from the coding sequence ATGATGATGCGCGTATCGTTTGCCGGCCCGGGCTGGCGCAGCCTGAGAATCGAGCGCCAGCTCGACGTCATCGCAGCGCCGAAGATCTGCGATGAACTTTTGTCTGCCGCGGCCGGCGAATCGAACTTGCTCATCGATCTCGACGCGGTGGATGCGGCCGACGAACCCGGAATCGCCGCGCTTATCGCGGCCGTGCGACGAGTGCGCGCCGATCATCCCCACATCCGAATCGCCGTGCTGGCGCACAGGTCGCTGCTCGCCGACAGTCTCGAGCGACATCTTCCTTCCGGAGTCGCCGAAATCTATCGCGACCGCCGGATGGCGCGCGCGGCAATTTCATCTCTCGCAGCTGCGTAG
- a CDS encoding thioesterase family protein, producing MARFHIDEYVRWSDIDAAGVIFYGTYVRFFEIAESELFRSAGFPYGKLYDRFDCWLPRVKYACEFRSPARLDDLLHIEVWFKRLGDRSMTLAFEVATAQGVRVADCEIVLVCVDRKTFRSMPLPEELRLALAPFSG from the coding sequence ATGGCGCGCTTTCACATCGACGAATACGTGCGATGGAGCGACATCGACGCCGCCGGCGTCATCTTCTACGGCACCTACGTGCGTTTCTTCGAAATCGCGGAAAGCGAATTGTTCCGTTCCGCCGGATTTCCATACGGCAAGCTCTACGACCGCTTCGATTGTTGGCTGCCGCGCGTGAAGTACGCGTGCGAATTTCGATCTCCGGCGCGGCTGGACGATCTGCTGCACATCGAAGTCTGGTTCAAGCGGCTAGGCGACCGGTCGATGACGCTTGCGTTCGAGGTAGCGACGGCTCAGGGCGTGCGGGTCGCCGATTGTGAAATCGTGCTCGTGTGCGTCGATCGAAAAACGTTTCGGTCCATGCCGTTGCCGGAAGAACTGCGTTTGGCGCTCGCCCCGTTCAGTGGTTAG